One Brassica napus cultivar Da-Ae unplaced genomic scaffold, Da-Ae ScsIHWf_2619;HRSCAF=3368, whole genome shotgun sequence DNA window includes the following coding sequences:
- the LOC125601604 gene encoding ATP synthase subunit beta, chloroplastic-like, whose protein sequence is MRINPTTSDPAVSIREKNNLGRIAQIIGPVLDVAFPPGKMPNIYNALVVKGRDTLGQEINVTCEVQQLLGNNRVRAVAMSATEGLKRGMDVVDMGNPLSVPVGGATLGRIFNVLGEPVDNLGPVDTLTTSPIHKSAPAFIDLDTTLSIFETGIKVVDLLAPYRRGGKIGLFGGAGVGKTVLIMELINNIAKAHGGVSVFGGVGERTREGNDLYMEMKESGVINELNLADSKVALVYGQMNEPPGARMRVGLTALTMAEYFRDVNEQDVLLFIDNIFRFVQAGSEVSALLGRMPSAVGYQPTLSTEMGSLQERITSTKKGSITSIQAVYVPADDLTDPAPATTFAHLDATTVLSRGLAAKGIYPAVDPLDSTSTMLQPRIVGEEHYETAQQVKQTLQRYKELQDIIAILGLDELSEEDRLTVARARKIERFLSQPFFVAEVFTGSPGKYVGLAETIRGFNLILSGEFDSLPEQAFYLVGNIDEATAKATNLEMEKVKEIILSTNSGQIGVLPNHAPIATAVDIGILKIRLNNQWLTMALMGGFARIGNNEITILVNDAEKNSDIDPQEAQQTLEIAEANLRKAEGKRQTIEANLALRRARTRVEALNTI, encoded by the exons atgagaaTAAATCCTACTACTTCGGATCCAGCGGTTTCAATACGTGAAAAAAACAACCTGGGACGTATTGCCCAAATCATTGGTCCGGTACTGGATGTAGCCTTTCCCCCGGGCAAGATGCCTAATATTTACAATGCTCTGGTGGTTAAGGGTCGAGATACGCTTGGTCAAGAAATTAATGTGACTTGTGAAGTACAGCAATTATTAGGAAACAACCGAGTTAGAGCTGTAGCTATGAGCGCGACCGAGGGTTTAAAGAGAGGGATGGACGTGGTTGATATGGGAAATCCTCTAAGTGTTCCAGTCGGCGGAGCGACTCTAGGACGAATTTTCAATGTACTTGGGGAACCTGTTGATAATTTAGGTCCTGTCGATACTCTCACAACATCTCCTATCCATAAATCCGCGCCTGCTTTTATAGACTTAGATACAACCTTATCTATTTTTGAAACAGGAATTAAAGTAGTAGATCTTTTGGCCCCTTATCGTCGTGGGGGAAAAATCGGACTATTCGGTGGGGCTGGCGTGGGTAAAACAGTACTAATTATGGAATTGATCAACAACATTGCCAAAGCTCATGGTGGTGTATCCGTATTTGGTGGAGTAGGCGAACGAACTCGTGAAGGAAATGATCTTTACATGGAAATGAAAGAATCTGGAGTCATTAATGAACTAAACCTTGCGGACTCCAAAGTAGCCCTAGTCTACGGTCAGATGAATGAACCGCCGGGAGCTCGTATGAGAGTTGGTCTGACTGCCTTAACTATGGCAGAATATTTCCGAGATGTTAATGAGCAAGACGTACTTCTATTTATCGACAATATCTTCCGTTTTGTACAAGCAGGATCCGAGGTATCCGCTTTATTGGGTAGAATGCCTTCTGCTGTGGGTTACCAACCCACCCTTAGTACCGAAATGGGTTCTTTACAAGAAAGAATTACTTCTACGAAAAAAGGGTCCATAACCTCTATTCAAGCAGTTTATGTACCTGCAGACGATTTGACTGACCCTGCTCCTGCCACCACATTTGCACATTTAGATGCGACTACCGTACTATCAAGAGGATTAGCTGCTAAAGGTATCTATCCAGCGGTAGATCCTTTAGATTCAACGTCAACTATGCTACAACCTCGAATCGTTGGCGAGGAACATTATGAAACTGCGCAACaagtaaagcaaactttacaacGTTACAAGGAGCTTCAGGACATTATAGCTATCCTGGGGTTGGACGAATTATCCGAAGAGGATCGCTTAACCGTCGCAAGAGCACGAAAGATTGAGCGTTTCTTATCACAACCTTTTTTCGTAGCAGAAGTATTTACAGGTTCTCCGGGAAAATATGTTGGGCTAGCGGAAACAATTAGAGGGTTTAATTTGATCCTTTCCGGAGAATTTGATTCTCTTCCTGAACAGGCCTTTTACTTAGTGGGTAACATCGATGAAGCTACTGCGAAGGCTACGAACTTAGAAATGGAGA AAGTAAAAGAAATCATTTTATCTACTAATAGTGGACAAATTGGCGTATTACCAAATCACGCGCCGATTGCCACAGCTGTTGATATAGGTATTTTGAAAATACGCCTTAATAACCAATGGTTAACAATGGCTCTGATGGGCGGTTTTGCTAGAATAGGCAATAATGAAATTACTATTTTAGTAAATGATGCAGAGAAGAATAGTGACATTGATCCACAAGAAGCTCAGCAAACTCTTGAAATAGCAGAGGCGAACTTGAGAAAAGCTGAAGGCAAGAGACAAACAATTGAGGCTAATCTAGCTCTCAGACGAGCTCGGACACGCGTCGAGGCTCTCAATACGATTTGA